Proteins encoded by one window of Halobaculum halobium:
- a CDS encoding YihY/virulence factor BrkB family protein translates to MQTEPDPAGATESLKRIALLARGVAARASEENVTFLAASVAYYAFVSLLPAAVLALVVAVTVGGQQLASAVVVASADVLTDSGQELLVTALVDGPGQGSVTLISLPLTLWGALKVLRGLDIAFSQVYGTDGAVGLVNQLRDSLVVTVSVGGSLGAMVVLGTLVAVVDVGVVAVAASYLALPALLTAAFLPMYYVFPDTDVTLREVVPGAVFAGVGWTALRIAFQAYVDLTAGGDGEGAVYGVLGAVLLFVTFLYFGATLVLVGAVVNVVLAGDPEKTAEGSGDADGRDRQDKGTDTRAK, encoded by the coding sequence GTGCAAACGGAACCCGATCCGGCGGGGGCGACGGAGTCGCTCAAGCGGATCGCGTTGCTCGCCCGCGGCGTCGCCGCGCGGGCGAGCGAGGAGAACGTCACGTTCCTGGCGGCGAGCGTGGCGTACTACGCGTTCGTCTCGCTGTTGCCGGCGGCGGTCCTGGCGCTTGTCGTCGCGGTGACCGTGGGCGGACAGCAGCTCGCGAGCGCGGTCGTCGTCGCGAGCGCAGACGTGCTCACCGACAGCGGTCAGGAGCTGCTCGTCACCGCGCTCGTCGACGGCCCCGGACAGGGGTCGGTGACGCTCATCAGCCTCCCGCTGACGCTGTGGGGCGCGCTGAAGGTGCTTCGCGGCCTCGACATCGCCTTCTCGCAGGTGTACGGCACCGACGGCGCCGTCGGGCTCGTCAACCAGCTCCGCGACTCGCTCGTCGTCACCGTCAGCGTCGGCGGGAGCCTCGGCGCGATGGTCGTACTGGGGACGCTCGTCGCCGTCGTCGACGTCGGCGTCGTCGCGGTCGCCGCGAGCTACCTCGCGCTCCCGGCGCTGCTCACCGCCGCGTTCCTCCCGATGTACTACGTGTTCCCCGACACGGACGTGACCCTCCGGGAGGTCGTTCCCGGCGCCGTCTTCGCCGGCGTCGGCTGGACCGCGCTTCGGATCGCGTTTCAGGCGTACGTCGATCTCACCGCCGGTGGCGACGGCGAGGGCGCGGTGTACGGCGTGCTCGGCGCCGTGCTGCTGTTCGTGACGTTCCTCTACTTCGGTGCGACCCTGGTGCTCGTCGGCGCCGTGGTCAACGTCGTGCTCGCGGGGGATCCGGAGAAGACGGCGGAGGGGTCCGGCGACGCCGACGGGAGAGACCGGCAGGATAAAGGGACGGACACGCGTGCGAAGTGA
- a CDS encoding threonine aldolase family protein: MIDFRSDTVTRPSDEMRDAARDADVGDDVYADDPTVNELEARAADLAGMAAALYVPSGTMGNQIAIRTHTDRGQELLCDEQAHVYKWELGGIPQLSQVQPRILDCGDRCVPTPAQVREGYVEEDLHRPGTGLLCLENTHNSRGGVAVPKADIDAAADAAHDLGVPVHLDGARFLNACVALDVDPAELTEHVDSVMFCLSKGLGAPVGSVLAGSADFIQRARRIRKLFGGAMRQAGMIAAPGLLALENVDRLADDHANAARLAEGLNRIEGLSAPEPDTNIVMVDSEAAGLTGEELSAACKDADVKFHAFGDHTCRLCTHLDVDADDVDEALDRIESAVEAS; this comes from the coding sequence ATGATCGATTTCCGGTCGGACACGGTGACACGGCCCAGTGACGAGATGCGCGATGCCGCTCGCGACGCTGACGTCGGCGACGACGTGTACGCGGACGACCCCACGGTGAACGAGTTGGAGGCGCGCGCGGCCGATCTCGCCGGCATGGCGGCAGCGCTGTACGTCCCGTCGGGGACCATGGGCAACCAGATCGCGATCCGGACGCACACCGACCGTGGCCAAGAGCTGCTGTGCGACGAGCAGGCGCACGTGTACAAATGGGAGCTGGGCGGCATCCCGCAGCTCTCGCAGGTGCAGCCGCGCATCCTCGACTGCGGCGACCGCTGCGTCCCGACGCCCGCGCAGGTGCGCGAAGGGTACGTCGAGGAGGACCTCCACCGTCCCGGCACGGGGTTGCTGTGTCTGGAGAACACGCACAACTCCCGCGGTGGCGTCGCGGTCCCGAAGGCCGACATCGACGCCGCGGCCGACGCCGCACACGACCTCGGCGTCCCGGTTCACCTCGACGGCGCGCGGTTTCTCAACGCCTGTGTCGCGCTCGACGTCGACCCGGCTGAGCTGACCGAGCACGTGGACAGCGTCATGTTCTGTCTCTCGAAGGGGCTGGGCGCGCCGGTCGGGTCGGTGCTCGCGGGCTCCGCGGACTTCATCCAGCGCGCCCGCCGCATCCGGAAGTTGTTCGGCGGCGCGATGCGACAGGCGGGGATGATCGCGGCGCCCGGCCTGCTCGCGCTGGAGAACGTCGACCGACTGGCCGACGACCATGCCAACGCGGCCCGCCTCGCAGAGGGGCTGAATCGGATCGAAGGGCTGTCTGCGCCCGAACCGGACACCAACATCGTGATGGTCGACAGCGAGGCGGCCGGGCTGACGGGCGAAGAGCTCTCGGCGGCCTGCAAAGACGCCGACGTGAAATTCCACGCCTTCGGCGACCACACCTGCCGGCTGTGTACCCACCTCGACGTCGACGCCGACGACGTGGACGAGGCCCTCGACCGCATCGAATCGGCCGTCGAAGCGTCGTGA
- a CDS encoding aminopeptidase, with the protein MDPRIREHAETIVDHSIELEAGDDLVIQLPAEAEDLAVALHEYAGDIGANPVYLNNSQRATRAYLRARADDFELPDHELALYEAADAFVIARSGGNVSEKVDVDPETTADYNRARRPVQKERLSKTWCLTQFPTQGHAQLAGMSTEEYENFVYDAVSLDWEAQAEFQQQMVELIDEAEEVRIRSGEETDITMSVAGNTALNDDGKANLPGGEVFTAPVKDSVNGEAYFDLPLYRQGREIEGVRLTFEDGRVEAFSAERNEEVLEGVFNTDENARYLGELGIGMNRAIDRFTYNMLFDEKMGDTVHMAVGSAYPETVGEGNEVNESAEHVDMIVDMSEDSVIELDGEVVQRNGTFVFEDREDE; encoded by the coding sequence ATGGACCCGCGTATCCGCGAACACGCAGAGACCATCGTCGACCACTCCATCGAACTGGAGGCGGGCGACGATCTCGTCATCCAGCTTCCGGCCGAGGCCGAGGATCTGGCAGTCGCCCTCCACGAGTACGCCGGTGACATCGGCGCTAATCCGGTCTACCTGAACAACTCCCAGCGCGCCACTCGCGCGTACCTGCGCGCACGAGCGGACGACTTCGAGCTCCCCGACCACGAGTTGGCACTCTACGAGGCGGCCGACGCGTTCGTCATCGCCCGCAGCGGCGGCAACGTCTCCGAGAAGGTCGACGTGGACCCGGAGACGACCGCCGACTACAACCGCGCACGCCGGCCCGTCCAGAAGGAACGACTCTCCAAGACGTGGTGTCTCACGCAGTTCCCGACGCAGGGACACGCCCAACTTGCGGGCATGAGCACCGAGGAGTACGAGAACTTCGTGTACGACGCCGTGAGCCTCGACTGGGAGGCACAGGCGGAGTTCCAACAGCAGATGGTCGAGTTGATCGACGAGGCGGAGGAGGTCCGAATCCGGTCGGGCGAGGAAACGGACATCACGATGTCGGTCGCGGGCAACACCGCGCTCAACGACGACGGGAAGGCGAACCTCCCGGGCGGCGAGGTGTTCACCGCGCCGGTCAAAGACAGCGTGAACGGCGAGGCGTACTTCGACCTGCCGCTGTATCGGCAGGGACGGGAGATCGAAGGCGTCCGGCTCACGTTCGAGGACGGCCGCGTCGAGGCGTTCTCCGCCGAGCGCAACGAGGAGGTGCTGGAGGGCGTGTTCAACACCGACGAGAACGCGCGCTACCTCGGCGAACTCGGGATCGGGATGAACCGCGCCATCGACCGGTTCACGTACAACATGCTGTTCGACGAGAAGATGGGCGACACCGTCCACATGGCCGTCGGGTCGGCGTACCCCGAGACGGTCGGCGAGGGCAACGAAGTCAACGAGTCCGCCGAGCACGTCGACATGATCGTCGACATGAGCGAGGACTCCGTGATCGAACTGGACGGCGAGGTCGTTCAGCGGAACGGGACGTTCGTCTTTGAGGACCGAGAGGACGAGTGA
- the glnA gene encoding type I glutamate--ammonia ligase, producing MTDGNTKPDGGLSAAEQDVIDEIDEKGIDFLRLQFTDILGTVKNVSVPATQAEKAFSEGIYFDGSSIDGFVRIQESDMRLKPDPETFAVLPWRTRDGEEGGAARLICDVIDTSTGEPFEGDPRRVLKDALDRAADMGYEVNAAPEPEFFLFEEDEDGRATTKTNDAGGYFDLAPKDLASDVRRDIIYGLEDMGFEIEASHHEVAEGQHEINFEYDDALTTADNVGTFRTVVRAIAAQHDLHATFMPKPIPKINGSGMHTHISLFTEDGENAFHDGDDEFDLSETAKQFTAGILDHAEALAAVTNPTVNSYKRLVPGYEAPVYVAWSDRNRSALIRKPAARVPAASRIEARFPDPSCNPYLAFAALIHAGLDGIERELECDDPVRENIYEFDEQKREEYGITTLPSNLGEALDALEADEVVQDALGEHVAEKFVEAKSAEYDEFRVDVSDWELDRYLETF from the coding sequence ATGACGGACGGTAACACCAAACCGGACGGCGGGCTCAGCGCCGCCGAGCAGGACGTCATCGACGAGATCGACGAGAAAGGTATCGACTTCCTCCGCCTCCAGTTCACGGACATCTTGGGGACGGTAAAGAACGTCTCCGTCCCGGCGACGCAAGCGGAGAAGGCGTTCAGCGAGGGCATCTACTTCGACGGCTCCTCGATCGACGGCTTCGTACGGATCCAGGAGTCGGACATGCGTCTCAAGCCCGACCCCGAGACGTTCGCGGTCCTCCCGTGGCGGACCCGCGACGGCGAGGAGGGCGGCGCGGCCCGACTCATCTGTGACGTGATCGACACGTCGACGGGCGAGCCGTTCGAGGGCGACCCTCGCCGCGTCCTGAAGGACGCGCTCGACCGCGCCGCGGACATGGGCTACGAAGTCAACGCCGCGCCCGAACCGGAGTTCTTCCTGTTCGAGGAGGACGAGGACGGCCGCGCGACGACGAAGACCAACGACGCGGGCGGCTACTTCGACCTCGCGCCGAAGGACCTCGCCAGCGACGTGCGCCGCGACATCATCTACGGCCTGGAGGACATGGGCTTCGAGATCGAGGCCTCCCACCACGAGGTCGCCGAGGGCCAACACGAGATCAACTTCGAGTACGACGACGCCCTCACCACCGCCGACAACGTCGGCACCTTCCGCACCGTCGTGCGCGCCATCGCGGCCCAGCACGACCTCCACGCGACGTTCATGCCCAAGCCGATCCCGAAGATCAACGGCTCGGGGATGCACACCCACATCTCGCTGTTCACCGAGGACGGCGAGAACGCCTTCCACGACGGCGACGACGAGTTCGACCTCTCGGAGACGGCCAAGCAGTTCACCGCCGGCATCCTCGATCACGCCGAGGCGCTCGCGGCGGTGACGAACCCGACGGTGAACTCCTACAAGCGGCTCGTCCCAGGCTACGAAGCGCCCGTGTACGTCGCGTGGTCCGACCGGAACCGCTCGGCGCTCATCCGCAAGCCGGCCGCGCGCGTGCCGGCCGCCTCCCGCATCGAGGCGCGCTTCCCCGACCCCTCGTGTAACCCATACCTCGCGTTCGCGGCGCTCATCCACGCCGGCCTCGACGGCATCGAGCGCGAACTCGAGTGCGACGACCCGGTCCGCGAGAACATCTACGAGTTCGACGAGCAGAAGCGTGAGGAGTACGGCATCACCACGCTCCCGTCGAACCTCGGCGAAGCGCTCGACGCACTCGAAGCGGACGAGGTCGTCCAGGACGCGCTCGGCGAGCACGTCGCCGAGAAGTTCGTGGAGGCCAAGTCCGCCGAGTACGACGAGTTCCGCGTCGACGTCTCCGACTGGGAGCTGGACCGCTACCTCGAGACGTTCTGA
- a CDS encoding GAF domain-containing protein, whose product MADPVAEPSTAVLVVAAAGATVPDGLVDALADATDGEVDTVAPSALDNRLDGSHCPESVLVVGDASLSEDAREALSTTAASLVAYAEREPDPDASYVDGYVSRTADADRVVEEIDRACDGETRRQLRAARRRMTELHAGTADIAAADDVQSLFERTIAVARRVLDFDHCAIAVHENGEMVVRARSQDVDWLRPRVPVEDSVSGQAFQRGETLHVDDISTRDISDSDATGSGISVPLGSDAVFQTISTTPYAFDETDRELAELLATHVGQAYERLRAQAGLTRRERVMTELHEAAPRLVDADSVDALYKLVVEIAQRVLAFDRSCVYTADAERFTMRATTDTDFPGEFPRGFGAMEVSHVESRSFVIDDVTDSEFAESHDGTPRSLISVPFAGDAVFQAVTEPVGAFDDGDLEFAELLTSYATATRERIRSERALREARRVTEQLHEAATDLAAADDEEALIARAIRASEEILSFDKSTLTLKRGDKLVPAADSTGSPVDGSRPMDLDEGIAGQTFQSGESVLIEDVDETDAAAPARPEYRSGLSVPVGDVGVFQAVSTVPGAFTRDDLNHAELLMSHVAVSLERVRTERDLRAERDRLSALFENIPDAAFSFELVDGEPVVQNVNSAFTDTFGYDEEVVGESIDEYIVPDDAEAASEATEFNERLRSGESLRRECRRKTARGLRDFLMYVVPLELGAENVGGYAIYSDITERRERERALRRQNERLDEFASVVSHDLRNPLSVAEGYLELAQETGDVEHLATVSGAVERMRTLVDDLLRLAREGRVVGETEPVDVAVAARAAWGNVDTGDATLSVEDGLDVDADEDRLRELFENLFRNSIEHGGDAPAVRVEATSTGFAVADDGPGVPADRREEVFEVGISTGEDGTGFGLAIVRRIAEAHGWSVTVTASEDGGARFEFSGV is encoded by the coding sequence ATGGCGGATCCTGTCGCGGAGCCGTCGACCGCCGTCCTCGTCGTGGCGGCAGCCGGCGCGACGGTTCCCGACGGATTGGTCGACGCGCTCGCGGACGCCACCGACGGCGAGGTCGACACCGTCGCCCCGAGTGCGCTCGATAACCGACTCGACGGGTCCCACTGCCCGGAGTCGGTGCTGGTAGTCGGTGACGCGTCGCTGTCGGAGGACGCCCGGGAGGCGCTGTCGACGACAGCCGCGTCGCTCGTCGCGTACGCCGAGCGCGAGCCGGACCCGGATGCGTCGTACGTCGACGGCTACGTCTCGCGGACGGCCGACGCCGACCGGGTCGTCGAGGAGATCGACCGCGCGTGCGACGGCGAGACGCGCCGACAGCTGCGAGCGGCGCGGCGACGAATGACCGAACTGCACGCCGGGACCGCCGACATCGCGGCCGCTGACGACGTCCAGAGTCTGTTCGAGCGGACGATCGCGGTGGCGCGGCGCGTGCTCGATTTCGACCACTGCGCGATCGCCGTCCACGAGAACGGCGAGATGGTGGTCCGCGCTCGCTCACAGGACGTGGACTGGCTCCGGCCACGGGTCCCCGTCGAGGACTCGGTCAGCGGGCAGGCGTTCCAGCGCGGCGAGACGCTGCATGTCGACGACATCTCGACGCGAGACATCTCCGACTCCGACGCAACCGGGTCGGGGATCTCGGTCCCGCTCGGCAGCGACGCCGTCTTTCAGACGATCTCGACGACGCCGTACGCGTTCGACGAGACCGACCGCGAGCTGGCGGAGCTGTTGGCGACGCACGTCGGACAGGCGTACGAGCGCCTGCGTGCCCAAGCCGGCCTGACGCGACGCGAACGGGTGATGACCGAGCTCCACGAGGCGGCTCCGCGACTCGTCGACGCCGACAGTGTGGACGCACTGTACAAGCTGGTCGTCGAGATCGCCCAGCGGGTGCTCGCGTTCGATCGCTCGTGTGTGTACACGGCCGACGCCGAGCGGTTTACGATGCGGGCGACGACCGACACCGACTTTCCGGGGGAGTTCCCGCGCGGGTTCGGCGCAATGGAGGTGAGCCACGTCGAGAGCCGCTCGTTCGTCATCGACGACGTCACCGACAGCGAGTTCGCGGAGTCGCACGACGGAACACCGCGTTCGCTCATCTCGGTGCCGTTCGCCGGCGACGCCGTCTTTCAGGCCGTCACCGAGCCCGTGGGCGCGTTCGACGACGGCGACCTGGAGTTCGCGGAGCTGCTCACGTCGTACGCGACGGCGACGCGCGAGCGGATCCGGTCGGAACGGGCGCTCCGGGAGGCCCGCCGGGTGACCGAACAGCTCCACGAGGCGGCGACCGACCTCGCGGCCGCCGACGACGAGGAGGCGCTGATCGCCCGGGCGATCCGCGCGTCCGAAGAGATCCTCTCGTTCGACAAGTCGACGCTCACGCTCAAGCGAGGCGACAAGCTCGTCCCCGCGGCCGACTCCACCGGCAGCCCGGTCGACGGCTCCCGACCGATGGACCTCGACGAAGGGATCGCCGGGCAGACGTTCCAGTCCGGGGAGTCGGTGCTCATCGAGGACGTCGACGAGACCGACGCCGCGGCGCCCGCGCGACCGGAGTACCGATCCGGGCTGTCGGTCCCGGTAGGCGACGTCGGGGTGTTCCAGGCAGTCTCCACCGTCCCCGGCGCGTTCACGCGCGACGACCTCAACCACGCGGAGTTGCTGATGTCCCACGTCGCCGTCTCGCTGGAGCGGGTGCGCACGGAACGGGACCTCCGCGCCGAGCGCGACCGACTGTCGGCGCTGTTCGAGAACATCCCCGACGCCGCCTTCTCGTTCGAGTTGGTCGACGGCGAGCCGGTCGTTCAGAACGTCAACTCCGCGTTCACCGACACGTTCGGCTACGACGAGGAGGTGGTCGGCGAGTCCATCGACGAGTACATCGTCCCCGACGACGCCGAAGCCGCATCGGAGGCGACCGAATTCAACGAGCGGCTCCGCAGCGGCGAGAGTCTGCGGCGGGAGTGTCGCCGCAAGACGGCGCGCGGTCTCCGCGACTTCCTGATGTACGTCGTCCCGCTGGAGTTGGGCGCCGAGAACGTCGGCGGCTACGCCATCTACTCCGACATCACCGAGCGTCGCGAACGCGAGCGGGCGCTGCGCCGACAGAACGAACGGCTCGACGAGTTCGCGAGCGTCGTCTCACACGACCTCCGCAATCCCCTGTCCGTCGCCGAGGGGTATCTCGAACTCGCCCAGGAGACGGGCGACGTCGAACACCTCGCCACCGTCAGCGGTGCCGTCGAGCGGATGCGTACCCTCGTCGACGACCTGCTCCGACTCGCCCGCGAGGGGCGCGTCGTCGGCGAAACGGAGCCGGTGGACGTCGCGGTCGCCGCCCGTGCGGCGTGGGGGAACGTCGACACCGGCGACGCGACGCTCTCGGTCGAGGACGGCCTCGACGTGGATGCGGACGAGGACCGCCTGCGTGAACTGTTCGAGAACCTGTTTCGCAACAGCATCGAGCACGGCGGAGACGCCCCGGCGGTCCGCGTGGAGGCGACTTCCACGGGGTTCGCGGTCGCCGACGACGGACCGGGGGTCCCGGCGGACCGTCGCGAGGAAGTGTTCGAAGTCGGGATCTCCACGGGGGAGGACGGCACCGGCTTCGGACTCGCCATCGTCCGGCGCATCGCCGAGGCGCACGGCTGGTCTGTGACCGTGACCGCCAGCGAGGACGGCGGTGCCCGCTTCGAGTTCAGCGGGGTGTGA
- a CDS encoding YihY/virulence factor BrkB family protein: MSNDARGPAGGDDGGGSDIDGPVTAALAVVRAVRAADATFVAGSLAYYSGVATLPVAVLAAALVTQTGDGVVAAGAVTAGGELLTPRGRTFLRASIVDVSRRRGIVIVSGALVCFSIVQLFRGYDRAFAAVYGVEKRGVLSRVRDTLFALGVGGLGVLAVVLAAGTLSLYTNESLVRAAVPVAVFLLSTVALFPLFYALPATPVSGREVLPGTLVAAVGWTVTGAGLGSYAAAAGAGVGIYGVLGGLLVLVAWFYAANLLVLVGAATNAVLAGHA; this comes from the coding sequence GTGTCGAACGACGCTCGCGGCCCTGCGGGCGGTGACGACGGCGGAGGGTCCGACATCGACGGACCGGTGACGGCCGCCTTGGCCGTCGTCCGGGCCGTCCGCGCCGCCGACGCCACCTTCGTCGCCGGGAGTCTCGCCTACTACAGCGGCGTCGCCACCCTACCGGTCGCCGTGTTGGCGGCGGCGCTCGTCACGCAGACCGGCGACGGCGTCGTCGCCGCGGGAGCCGTCACCGCGGGGGGCGAACTCTTAACGCCGCGGGGGCGGACGTTCCTCCGGGCGTCGATCGTCGACGTGTCGCGACGGCGCGGGATCGTCATCGTCTCGGGAGCGCTCGTGTGCTTCTCGATCGTGCAGTTGTTTCGCGGGTACGATCGCGCCTTCGCCGCCGTCTACGGCGTCGAGAAGCGAGGCGTGCTCTCTCGCGTCCGCGACACGCTGTTCGCGCTCGGCGTCGGCGGGCTCGGCGTCCTCGCGGTGGTGCTCGCGGCGGGGACGCTGTCGCTGTACACCAACGAATCGCTCGTGCGCGCGGCCGTCCCGGTCGCGGTGTTCCTGCTGTCGACCGTGGCGCTGTTCCCGCTGTTTTACGCGCTCCCGGCGACGCCGGTGTCGGGCAGAGAGGTACTCCCGGGGACGCTCGTCGCCGCAGTCGGGTGGACGGTCACCGGGGCCGGGCTCGGGTCGTACGCCGCCGCCGCCGGTGCCGGTGTCGGGATCTACGGCGTCCTCGGCGGCCTCCTCGTACTCGTCGCGTGGTTCTACGCCGCGAACCTGCTCGTGCTGGTGGGGGCGGCGACGAACGCGGTGCTCGCCGGGCACGCCTGA
- the lrp gene encoding HTH-type transcriptional regulator Lrp, whose protein sequence is MTYENLDAKLVNALLGNGRASLRSLGEDLDVSVTTVSNHLRDLEDEGVIDGYTPRVNYDRLGYDVTAIVQLKVEGSSLPDIVERLREQKQMVSVYEVTGDYDVIAIGKFRDTDEMNEGIKGLLADQDIRETNTSVVLNTVVEHAQFDLDVEE, encoded by the coding sequence ATGACGTACGAAAATCTCGACGCCAAGCTCGTCAACGCGCTCTTAGGAAACGGTCGCGCCAGCCTCCGATCGCTGGGCGAGGACCTCGACGTATCGGTGACCACCGTCTCGAATCACCTCCGCGACCTCGAAGACGAGGGCGTGATCGACGGGTACACGCCGCGGGTAAACTACGACCGACTCGGCTACGACGTGACGGCGATCGTCCAACTGAAAGTCGAGGGGAGTTCGCTGCCGGACATCGTCGAGCGCCTGCGCGAGCAAAAGCAGATGGTGTCCGTCTACGAGGTGACCGGCGACTACGACGTCATCGCGATCGGGAAGTTCCGCGACACCGACGAGATGAACGAGGGGATCAAGGGGCTGCTCGCCGACCAAGACATCCGCGAGACGAACACCTCGGTCGTGCTCAACACCGTCGTAGAGCACGCGCAGTTCGACCTCGACGTCGAGGAGTGA
- a CDS encoding TspO/MBR family protein: MTDSPSTVDRAGPLSALDDRLDGLVGLAALVVLVNVAGAVPALLGGPSSAWFEALTKPALYPPPWLFGVVWTALFTLSGAAVWLVVRAEPSGARRLAFAAFVVQFVFNVAWTPTFFAFQEIAAALGVIVALAVLLAGTVGAFARVDRRAAALLVPYLAWVCFAAVLNYRFLVLN; the protein is encoded by the coding sequence ATGACCGACTCGCCCTCCACCGTCGACCGCGCGGGCCCGCTCTCCGCGCTCGACGACCGCCTCGACGGTCTCGTCGGCCTCGCCGCGCTCGTCGTTCTCGTCAACGTCGCCGGCGCGGTCCCCGCCCTCCTCGGCGGGCCGAGTTCCGCGTGGTTCGAGGCGTTGACCAAGCCCGCACTCTACCCGCCGCCGTGGCTGTTCGGCGTCGTCTGGACGGCGCTGTTCACGCTCTCTGGCGCGGCGGTGTGGCTGGTGGTCCGAGCGGAGCCGTCGGGCGCGCGCCGTCTCGCGTTCGCCGCGTTCGTCGTGCAGTTCGTGTTCAACGTCGCGTGGACTCCGACGTTTTTCGCGTTCCAAGAGATCGCCGCGGCGCTGGGGGTCATCGTGGCCCTCGCCGTCCTGCTGGCGGGCACCGTCGGCGCGTTCGCCCGCGTCGACCGGCGGGCCGCGGCGCTGCTCGTCCCGTACCTCGCGTGGGTCTGCTTCGCGGCGGTGTTGAACTACCGCTTCCTCGTTCTGAACTGA
- a CDS encoding phosphatase PAP2 family protein, with the protein MGRSVTGEVLGLPEWIVPIAAALTQLGDAWFLYLGLALLYWLADRRIAANPRRVGATVVAVGLGALAVTVGFKSLFALPRPPGAGDATAPLWLPELLAGAYVNAATGDGFGFPSGHAIGATMAYGALATFLDVGDRRTRRGVAALVIGVVALTRVALGVHYLADVVVGVGVGLAGLWLFHRVARSGFRPNPDRAFFLAATLGAVALLVAAAGGHGGEVLEAGTVVGGGLGGYAVWRVRGTDDAPVGLPGAAAGLAVIGVVFGGAYAVASAGLPYVFGVVPDTTPFRLLAVVPLSFAGVALVVAWPTVVGRLRGPDADAPDDGSRREAEADADGDAVADLISEAEAAVPEGVDADADGPDRSD; encoded by the coding sequence ATGGGTCGAAGTGTCACGGGCGAGGTACTCGGGCTCCCAGAGTGGATCGTTCCGATCGCGGCGGCGCTCACTCAACTGGGCGACGCGTGGTTCCTCTACCTCGGGCTCGCGCTGCTGTACTGGCTCGCTGACCGTCGGATAGCCGCCAATCCCCGTCGCGTCGGCGCGACGGTCGTCGCCGTCGGACTCGGCGCGCTGGCGGTGACTGTCGGCTTCAAGAGCCTGTTTGCGTTGCCGCGGCCGCCCGGCGCCGGCGACGCGACCGCGCCGCTGTGGCTCCCCGAACTCCTCGCCGGCGCCTACGTCAACGCCGCCACGGGCGACGGCTTCGGCTTCCCGTCGGGCCACGCGATCGGCGCGACGATGGCGTACGGCGCACTCGCGACGTTCTTGGACGTGGGCGACCGGCGGACGCGTCGCGGGGTCGCCGCCCTCGTGATCGGCGTCGTCGCGCTCACGCGAGTCGCGCTCGGCGTCCACTACCTCGCGGACGTCGTCGTCGGCGTCGGAGTGGGACTCGCCGGCCTGTGGCTGTTCCACCGAGTCGCCCGATCTGGGTTCCGTCCGAACCCCGACCGGGCATTTTTCCTCGCGGCCACGCTCGGCGCGGTAGCGCTGCTCGTCGCGGCTGCCGGCGGCCACGGCGGCGAGGTGTTGGAGGCGGGGACCGTCGTGGGCGGCGGGCTCGGTGGGTACGCCGTCTGGCGGGTGCGCGGCACCGACGACGCGCCGGTCGGACTCCCCGGCGCCGCCGCCGGGCTGGCCGTCATCGGCGTGGTGTTCGGGGGCGCCTACGCCGTCGCCTCGGCCGGGCTCCCGTACGTCTTCGGCGTCGTCCCCGACACGACCCCGTTCCGCCTGCTCGCGGTCGTCCCCCTGTCGTTTGCCGGCGTTGCGCTCGTCGTCGCGTGGCCGACGGTCGTGGGCCGGCTGCGTGGACCGGACGCGGACGCGCCGGACGACGGATCGAGGCGGGAGGCCGAAGCTGACGCGGACGGCGACGCTGTCGCCGACCTCATCTCCGAGGCCGAGGCAGCCGTCCCCGAGGGCGTCGACGCCGACGCGGACGGTCCGGACCGGTCAGACTGA